A window of Mangifera indica cultivar Alphonso chromosome 11, CATAS_Mindica_2.1, whole genome shotgun sequence contains these coding sequences:
- the LOC123228518 gene encoding disease resistance-like protein DSC1 isoform X4, translating to MGPNKLNSMRQQLLSTILKHPDIAVDSKVKKTMFSRKQVLIVFDDVTTLSQLEYLVEDIYCFGLGSRIIITTTDKQVLRNCGVDETHIYEMMGLNEYYALQLFRWYAFQQSNPSKDFDDLSKRVVKYANGVPLALKVLGCHLVGKSMQFWESAINGLKRIPHKDIHNVLKVCYEGLNDDEKNIFLDIACFLKSEKNDFVMDFLYACGLEAESGLSVLIDKCLVTISQDNKVTIHNLLQDMGREIVRQESTKYPGLRSRLWYHKDICSVLKENKMSNAIEGICLDMSRQAEIIFLQPFSLGVMDQLRFFKLHNMYDEVNNINKVYASQGLSSVSSELRYVCWHGCPLKSLQPNFLSKNLVALDMPHSNIEQLWSSAQLDNLKHINLSFSERLRIQDLSLTPNVKILVLERCISLHEISSSIDGCKYKLHMLNLRHCRSLESLPTDIHVAYFGKVILSGCSKLKKFPKVSWDMKELYLDETAIEELPLSIENLSRLVILNLKNCSMLQRLPSNIHQLKSLKHLNLSGCLKLYGWLDKLGKLQALKVLKAERVAIGEIPTSILNLSCLEELDLTNCSIERLPTNLGQLSLLKSLLLGRNFFDSIPESIEYISGLSYLDVSYCERLRILPKLPRKLEIIDANNCISLEASESMFCSRTMGYFPHSIKIDFSNCFKLTQEFCSRIMKYFYWSMSLRERDFIENDRSSICFPGSEIPEQFVFQSMGSFIALPPWRICSSSYLTSLVICVVVEFRGYHNRGQGLAVGFEWSLTDQNGVEDIFHGTWSVWDYGTGPDYVDSDHVLLGYDHTFKFFDPLFPSENAYRDVSVRFHVENSYAERLDCCIVKKCGVQGEAVERMELKRYLARGKYVTIFFSPFLSVTSVFVRFHVTSIVRYMCHMFVLFISPSHHQYCNVICFSFVILTSDLGQLFHKQILVLFIYH from the exons ATGGGTCCTAACAAACTAAATTCAATGCGGCAACAACTTCTTTCAACTATTTTAAAACATCCTGATATTGCGGTAGattccaaagtaaaaaaaacaATGTTTAGTCGTAAACAAgttcttattgtttttgatgatgtgacAACTTTGAGCCAACTAGAATATTTAGTTGAAGATATATATTGCTTTGGTCTAGGAAGTCGAATCATTATTACAACTACAGATAAACAAGTACTTCGAAATTGTGGAGTAGATGAAACACATATATACGAGATGATGGGGTTGAATGAGTACTACGCTCTTCAGCTTTTTAGATGGTATGCTTTTCAACAAAGTAATCCCAGCAAAGATTTTGATGACCTATCAAAAAGGGTAGTAAAATATGCTAATGGTGTTCCATTAGCTCTTAAAGTGTTGGGTTGCCATTTAGTTGGTAAGTCAATGCAATTTTGGGAAAGTGCAATAAATGGATTAAAGAGAATTCCTCATAAGGATATTCACAATGTACTAAAAGTATGTTATGAGGGActaaatgatgatgaaaaaaatatatttctagaTATTGCATGTTTCCTTAAGTCGGAGAAAAACGATTTTGTGATGGACTTCTTGTATGCTTGTGGCCTGGAGGCTGAAAGCGGGTTAAGTGTTCTCATTGACAAGTGTCTTGTGACCATATCACAAGATAATAAGGTAACAATACATAATTTGCTTCAAGATATGGGAAGGGAAATTGTCCGACAAGAATCCACGAAATATCCTGGTTTACGCAGCCGTTTATGGTACCATAAAGATATCTGTAGTGTATTGAAGGAAAACAAG ATGTCTAATGCAATTGAAGGCATATGTTTAGACATGTCTAGGCAAGCAGAGATCATTTTCTTACAGCCTTTTTCTTTAGGAGTGATGGATCAACTGAGATTCTTTAAACTACATAACATGTACGATGAAGTGAATAATATCAATAAGGTGTATGCTTCCCAGGGGCTTAGTTCTGTTTCCTCTGAGCTACGATACGTATGTTGGCATGGATGTCCATTGAAATCATTGCAACCAAATTTTCTGTCAAAGAACCTTGTTGCGCTTGACATGCCTCATAGCAATATTGAACAACTTTGGTCTAGTGCTCAG CTTGATAATTTGAAACATATTAATCTCAGTTTTTCTGAACGTCTGAGAATCCAAGATCTTTCATTGACTCCgaatgttaaaattttggttcTGGAACGTTGTATAAGTTTACATGAGATTTCCTCATCTATTGACGGTTGCAAATATAAGCTTCATATGTTAAATCTAAGGCACTGCAGAAGCCTTGAGAGTCTTCCAACAGACATTCATGTAGCATATTTTGGAAAAGTTATCCTTTCTGGATGTTCAAAACTCAAGAAGTTTCCAAAGGTGTCTTGGGATATGAAAGAGTTATATTTAGATGAAACTGCAATCGAGGAGTTGCCCTTATCAATAGAGAATTTATCCAGACTAGTTATATTAAATCTTAAGAACTGCTCAATGCTTCAGAGGCTTCCAAGCAATATCCACCAGTTGAAATCTCTTAAACATCTCAATCTGTCCGGGTGTTTAAAACTTTATGGATGGCTTGATAAGCTGGGAAAATTACAAGCGCTGAAGGTGCTAAAAGCAGAGAGGGTCGCTATTGGAGAAATACCAACATCCATTCTAAATTTAAGCTGTCTAGAAGAATTAGACCTGACCAACTGTAGTATTGAGAGGCTGCCAACAAATCTTGGTCAGTTATCATTACTAAAAAGTTTACTTCTTGGCAGAAACTTTTTTGACAGCATTCCAGAAAGTATTGAATACATTTCTGGATTATCTTATCTTGACGTGAGCTATTGCGAGAGGCTTCGAATCCTGCCTAAGCTTCcaagaaaattagaaattataGATGCAAACAATTGCATATCATTGGAAGCATCAGAGAGTATGTTCTGCAGTCGAACTATGGGATATTTTCCTCACAGCATAAAAATTGACTTCAGCAATTGTTTCAAACTAACTCAAGAGTTCTGCAGTCgaattatgaaatatttttattggtcAATG AGTTTGAGGGAGAGAGATTTTATAGAAAATGATAGAAGTTCTATCTGTTTTCCGGGAAGTGAAATTCCAGAGCAGTTTGTCTTTCAGAGTATGGGTTCTTTTATAGCTCTGCCTCCATGGAGAATTTGTTCCAGTAGTTATTTAACTTCTCTTGTTATCTGTGTTGTGGTGGAGTTTCGAGGCTATCATAATAGAGGCCAGGGTTTGGCAGTTGGCTTTGAGTGGTCACTCACAGATCAAAATGGTGTAGAGGATATATTCCATGGAACTTGGAGTGTATGGGACTATGGTACTGGACCCGACTATGTGGATTCAGATCACGTATTGCTGGGATATGATCATACTTTTAAGTTCTTTGATCCACTTTTCCCTTCGGAAAATGCATATCGTGACGTAAGCGTCCGATTTCATGTTGAGAATTCATATGCTGAAAGACTAGACTGCTGCATAGTGAAAAAATGTGGAGTTCAGGGTGAGGCGGTCGAACGAATGGAATTGAAACGTTATCTTGCTCGAGGTAAATACGTtactattttcttttccccttttcttTCTGTAACGTCTGTCTTTGTAAGATTTCATGTTACTTCGATTGTCAGATACATGTGCCAcatgtttgttttatttatttcaccCAGTCATCATCAATACTGTAAtgtgatttgtttttcatttgttatatTGACTTCTGATCTGGGCCAACTGTTCCACAAACAAATTCTTGTTTTATTCATATATCATTGA